A genome region from Arachidicoccus soli includes the following:
- a CDS encoding helix-turn-helix domain-containing protein, translating into MSLFETRTSRRDQIAWTTVPLNPKSDHGIIIPDADTYSMHGGFGKIDFQGLASEDEYTIWASHYGMKRTTSFISESSSTAFELNILLKNSVEHTLFDHIHQSIAAQQYNLFFLPYIKNEIVLFKDQNYETLDFHFELSYFEKLLPQYPNIIGPMLDQAYNGRGVSFLPVANFLNEDQRFMGRHIIRLISKKLSDKYYLNIAVKFLLISILLNRLPHGKNRIMSLEEETNIIESHQKLMEDLSEFVTVKELAKTAKMNTTKFMRLFKVKYDATPHDFWNEFRMDKALEMLLTTDKTITEISNTLGFYTIRGFEKAIYERYSLPPTKLRKRMRG; encoded by the coding sequence ATGTCCTTATTTGAAACACGTACTTCCAGAAGGGACCAAATCGCTTGGACTACTGTGCCACTTAATCCCAAAAGCGACCATGGAATTATTATTCCGGATGCGGATACCTACAGTATGCATGGGGGCTTCGGTAAAATAGATTTTCAAGGTTTAGCTTCAGAAGACGAATATACAATTTGGGCAAGTCACTATGGAATGAAAAGGACGACCTCTTTTATTTCTGAGTCTAGCAGTACTGCCTTCGAGTTAAATATTTTACTCAAAAATTCAGTAGAGCATACGCTATTCGATCATATCCACCAATCCATTGCTGCACAGCAATACAACCTTTTTTTCTTACCTTATATTAAAAATGAAATTGTTTTATTCAAAGATCAAAATTATGAGACCCTGGATTTTCATTTTGAATTGAGCTATTTTGAAAAATTACTGCCGCAGTATCCCAATATTATTGGTCCTATGTTGGATCAAGCTTATAATGGGAGAGGAGTTTCTTTTCTGCCTGTTGCTAATTTTTTAAATGAAGATCAGCGTTTTATGGGAAGACATATTATTCGATTAATATCTAAAAAATTATCGGATAAATATTATTTGAATATTGCAGTTAAGTTTTTATTGATTTCTATTCTGCTTAATCGATTGCCGCATGGGAAGAATAGAATAATGTCCTTGGAAGAAGAAACGAATATTATAGAGTCACATCAAAAGTTGATGGAAGACTTATCCGAATTTGTTACCGTTAAGGAATTGGCTAAAACGGCAAAGATGAATACCACTAAATTTATGCGCTTGTTTAAAGTAAAATATGATGCTACCCCTCATGATTTTTGGAATGAATTTAGAATGGATAAAGCCTTGGAAATGCTCCTAACTACAGATAAAACTATTACCGAAATAAGTAATACACTTGGATTTTACACTATTCGTGGTTTTGAAAAAGCTATCTATGAGAGATATTCCTTACCACCCACTAAACTTAGAAAAAGAATGAGGGGATAA
- a CDS encoding GNAT family N-acetyltransferase, with the protein MKINKKNVKYSQLAKQLLSKAGKSAPLFMRKMDGLPELFSVRLINFPMDAITLHYWVNMPYCYNYWNMQGSTSKSMETYYRAQMESDILYPFIISYGQLPIALIELYNVEKDVLANHIEARIADKGIHTLMAPPRYLLSKLPQKIKQLSRETLITALQFAFSFEGIDRVYTEPHVDNFHANELAKNMGFTFIKEISFPDKKANLFCFEKQLFLDKYPMH; encoded by the coding sequence ATGAAAATTAATAAAAAAAATGTAAAGTACAGCCAGTTGGCTAAACAACTTCTTTCTAAAGCAGGGAAAAGCGCTCCACTATTTATGCGCAAAATGGATGGATTGCCAGAATTATTTTCTGTTCGATTGATTAATTTTCCCATGGATGCAATAACGCTTCATTATTGGGTAAATATGCCCTATTGTTACAATTACTGGAATATGCAAGGAAGTACCTCTAAAAGTATGGAAACCTATTACAGAGCACAGATGGAATCCGACATTCTGTATCCATTCATAATCAGCTATGGGCAGCTGCCCATAGCGCTCATAGAATTATACAATGTAGAAAAAGATGTACTTGCCAATCATATTGAGGCAAGGATTGCAGACAAGGGTATCCACACTTTGATGGCACCACCCAGGTATCTACTCAGCAAACTACCACAAAAAATAAAACAGTTATCCAGGGAAACTTTAATTACTGCATTACAGTTTGCATTTTCCTTTGAAGGAATTGACCGGGTTTATACCGAGCCACATGTCGACAATTTCCATGCGAATGAACTAGCCAAAAATATGGGCTTTACTTTTATAAAGGAAATCAGTTTCCCGGACAAAAAAGCCAATCTTTTTTGCTTTGAAAAACAGTTATTTCTAGATAAATATCCTATGCATTAG
- a CDS encoding heparan-alpha-glucosaminide N-acetyltransferase domain-containing protein, whose translation MTRQRNATIDVARGFTVFIMPAVHSVLTYSTTAVQTSMLGKFLGFLAEGPGAELFMLLMGISIVLGKKKSPKEIGYRSLQLLGLAYLLNFFKIILPLCWHGIPMNVFTENQIPYDLQGWFLLFQMGDILQLAAIAYFVCSIIYRQKRYFIWAIGFGLFMNFITPFMWKIQVQNVFLQVPFHLICGMPPNAFFPAFPWIVYPLLGLGIGAFISSSNSKRFYSLLFLAGLVLVFIGKLIIPFEPIEWETDFYRLGPGGTLYHAGIAFMWLCLCYLSVKYIKGSWFFTLLTWLSKHITAVYCVQWIVIFWLSPLFSYHHLGLFGSLFSILFTTVLSFSLVYMGLMILEKRKQRNNKTLPCTTRQR comes from the coding sequence ATGACAAGGCAGCGCAATGCCACGATAGACGTGGCCAGGGGGTTTACTGTGTTTATTATGCCCGCAGTACACAGCGTATTGACGTATAGCACAACGGCTGTTCAAACCAGCATGCTAGGAAAGTTTTTAGGCTTTCTGGCAGAGGGGCCGGGAGCAGAATTATTTATGTTACTGATGGGTATCTCTATTGTATTGGGTAAAAAGAAAAGCCCGAAAGAGATAGGCTATCGCAGCTTGCAATTATTAGGATTGGCTTATTTATTAAATTTTTTTAAAATCATTCTCCCCCTATGTTGGCATGGAATTCCAATGAATGTTTTCACAGAAAATCAAATCCCTTATGATTTGCAAGGCTGGTTCTTACTCTTTCAGATGGGTGATATTTTACAATTAGCTGCCATAGCTTATTTTGTGTGTTCCATTATCTACCGGCAAAAGCGATATTTTATTTGGGCGATTGGCTTTGGTCTATTTATGAACTTTATTACACCTTTCATGTGGAAGATTCAAGTACAGAATGTTTTTCTGCAAGTACCTTTTCATTTAATCTGCGGCATGCCACCCAATGCATTCTTCCCTGCATTTCCTTGGATAGTCTATCCTTTGTTGGGCTTGGGCATTGGCGCATTTATATCTTCAAGTAATAGCAAGAGGTTTTATTCTTTATTATTTCTAGCAGGTTTGGTATTGGTTTTTATCGGAAAGCTCATAATTCCTTTTGAGCCTATAGAATGGGAAACTGATTTTTACCGCTTAGGGCCGGGAGGAACACTTTACCATGCAGGTATTGCCTTTATGTGGTTATGCCTTTGTTATCTGTCTGTAAAATATATAAAAGGCAGTTGGTTTTTTACTTTGCTGACTTGGTTAAGCAAGCATATCACAGCAGTATATTGTGTACAATGGATTGTCATTTTTTGGCTGAGTCCATTATTTAGTTACCACCATTTAGGGCTTTTTGGCTCTTTATTTTCTATTTTATTTACGACGGTTCTTTCTTTCTCCCTTGTTTATATGGGTCTTATGATTTTAGAAAAACGAAAGCAAAGAAATAATAAAACCTTGCCTTGCACAACAAGGCAAAGGTGA
- a CDS encoding lysine N(6)-hydroxylase/L-ornithine N(5)-oxygenase family protein, whose translation MQKILDLIGIGIGPFNLGMAALCDGIPTLKSLFIDQKNKFDWHPGMMLEGTKLQVPFHADLVTLANPQSPYSFLCYLKARQRLFRFTIREEYFPLRKEYNDYCQWVCGQLDNLLFGYRCEAIHKEEAWDCYRIEVKEVATGQIKTYFAKHIVIGVGTLPYLPSFIDKSHPHILHAANYLNQKERIKQQQSITIIGSGQSAAEIFDDLLATTINEDKELLWCTRSARLFPMDYSKFALEMTSPDYIDHFYALSEESKALTLKAQTDLYKGINRSLISHIYDKLYAASLEENGLGKIQLRPNCRLENVVSSEEKLHCHFLQTEMGEAFTHPTDILILATGYHNAIPSFLQPIASQIHWDVQGRYQIHRAYSINDAQSIFVQNAELHTHGFNAPDLGMGPYRNAVILNTILGYEHFELEKNVPFQSFG comes from the coding sequence ATGCAAAAAATTCTTGACCTCATCGGCATTGGCATCGGCCCGTTCAATTTAGGCATGGCAGCATTATGCGACGGCATCCCTACATTAAAGAGTCTTTTTATCGACCAGAAAAACAAATTCGATTGGCATCCCGGTATGATGTTGGAAGGAACAAAGCTACAAGTACCTTTTCACGCTGACTTGGTAACACTAGCCAATCCGCAGAGTCCCTATAGTTTTCTTTGTTATCTAAAAGCTCGGCAAAGGCTTTTCCGCTTTACCATCAGAGAAGAGTATTTTCCCTTAAGAAAAGAGTACAACGACTATTGTCAGTGGGTTTGCGGACAGTTAGACAATCTATTATTTGGCTATCGTTGCGAGGCCATTCATAAAGAAGAAGCATGGGATTGTTATCGCATAGAAGTGAAGGAGGTAGCCACTGGGCAAATTAAAACATACTTCGCCAAGCATATCGTTATCGGTGTAGGTACGCTCCCTTATCTACCTTCTTTTATTGACAAAAGCCACCCTCATATTTTACACGCAGCTAATTATTTAAATCAAAAAGAAAGAATAAAGCAGCAGCAAAGTATCACCATCATTGGTTCCGGACAAAGTGCCGCAGAGATATTTGATGATTTATTAGCAACAACGATCAATGAAGATAAAGAGTTGCTTTGGTGTACACGCTCCGCGAGGCTCTTTCCGATGGACTATTCCAAGTTTGCCTTAGAGATGACCTCACCGGATTATATCGATCATTTTTATGCTCTCTCCGAAGAAAGCAAAGCCCTTACTTTAAAAGCGCAGACCGATTTATACAAAGGGATTAATCGTTCTCTTATCAGTCATATCTATGATAAACTCTATGCGGCTTCTCTGGAAGAAAATGGGTTGGGGAAAATTCAGTTACGACCTAATTGCAGATTAGAAAATGTAGTTTCTTCAGAAGAAAAATTACATTGTCATTTTCTGCAAACAGAGATGGGGGAAGCTTTTACGCATCCTACCGATATACTCATCTTAGCCACAGGTTATCATAACGCTATCCCCTCCTTTCTGCAACCGATAGCGTCACAGATTCATTGGGATGTGCAGGGAAGGTATCAAATACATAGGGCGTATAGCATCAACGATGCCCAAAGTATTTTTGTCCAAAATGCAGAGTTACATACACATGGTTTTAACGCACCTGATTTAGGTATGGGGCCATACCGCAATGCGGTTATCCTAAATACCATTTTGGGATATGAACATTTTGAGCTGGAAAAAAATGTCCCTTTTCAAAGCTTTGGTTAA
- a CDS encoding RteC domain-containing protein gives MIAPIEALLTELDQALLVVEQGDGNKFQKCKLGIHHTQQALIALNKYITLHPLPNLEEKVRFHKIILPEVNAQLIYHINIYQLETRLPPSALFARKKYYEKHLKAINQYFNLNKKLFRYYKNGDSHLDSQLFIDAPLQLELPLEEFSFVADYPFINCQSSRLARIIAYERLQAYYHNALADLNHNKVAAVSPETGNYSLQWTEQKSALIELAYALHSRGCMNSGRLTIKQVMQLFEQIFQIDLGNFYRVFQGQRIRKNRAVFLDNLKESLIKKMDDTDEHYL, from the coding sequence ATGATTGCACCAATAGAGGCATTATTAACAGAACTAGATCAAGCATTATTAGTAGTTGAACAAGGCGATGGGAATAAATTTCAAAAATGCAAATTGGGTATTCATCATACTCAACAGGCATTAATTGCCTTAAATAAATACATCACCTTGCACCCTTTACCAAATTTAGAAGAGAAGGTTCGGTTTCATAAAATCATACTTCCGGAAGTAAATGCACAACTTATTTATCATATAAATATTTATCAATTAGAAACAAGATTACCCCCCTCTGCCCTATTTGCCCGGAAAAAATATTATGAAAAACACCTCAAGGCTATTAATCAATACTTTAATCTCAATAAGAAACTATTCCGCTATTATAAAAACGGGGATAGTCATTTAGATAGTCAATTGTTTATAGATGCTCCCCTGCAATTAGAATTGCCACTCGAAGAATTTTCATTTGTAGCAGACTATCCTTTCATTAATTGTCAAAGTAGCCGCCTAGCAAGAATCATTGCCTACGAAAGGTTACAAGCTTATTATCATAATGCCTTAGCAGATTTAAACCATAATAAAGTAGCAGCTGTCTCACCTGAAACAGGGAACTATTCTTTACAATGGACTGAGCAAAAATCAGCATTGATAGAACTCGCTTATGCCTTGCATAGCAGAGGATGCATGAATAGCGGCAGGCTTACTATCAAACAGGTAATGCAGTTATTTGAACAAATATTTCAAATTGACTTAGGTAATTTTTATCGGGTATTTCAGGGACAAAGAATTCGTAAGAATAGAGCTGTATTTTTAGATAATTTAAAAGAAAGCTTGATTAAAAAAATGGATGACACAGATGAGCATTACTTGTAA
- a CDS encoding Ca2+-dependent phosphoinositide-specific phospholipase C: MQSYQNLPYNLVSFKASHNSYDRNEKPLGKQLDFNNSPKTYFNCGCRGLELDIWRHSKDNPNEDGWFTVNHLTNSGGDKLSHWLNQILDWHDNNQEHDVIWINLDIKSSLGDKTSFPNEIDNYLTNFFDKSIILTPNLLFPQLTQDIPLSVVVEKSGWPLLKDMSGKFIFCLSGTESWKSYYSECDPTKRLCLSDCSDKSKLTHHNARVVFNASDPTIDFSDLKSKNILVRLYNLNNEKSFNKAIQEKVNILSTNKISNCSWAAMTDREPYMPFLI; the protein is encoded by the coding sequence ATGCAGTCCTATCAAAATTTGCCATACAATTTAGTATCCTTTAAAGCTTCACATAACTCTTATGATAGAAATGAAAAGCCACTCGGGAAACAGTTGGATTTCAATAACAGTCCAAAGACATATTTTAATTGTGGTTGTCGTGGGTTAGAGCTCGATATTTGGCGACACTCTAAAGATAATCCCAATGAGGATGGTTGGTTTACAGTAAATCATCTCACAAATTCTGGCGGAGATAAATTGAGTCATTGGTTAAATCAAATTTTAGATTGGCATGATAACAACCAGGAGCATGATGTCATTTGGATAAATTTAGACATTAAAAGCTCATTAGGAGATAAAACTAGTTTTCCTAATGAAATAGATAATTACTTAACTAATTTTTTCGACAAAAGTATTATTCTTACTCCGAACCTTCTATTTCCACAATTAACACAGGATATACCCCTATCCGTAGTTGTAGAAAAATCTGGTTGGCCACTATTAAAGGATATGTCTGGAAAATTCATTTTTTGCTTAAGTGGTACCGAATCTTGGAAAAGCTATTATTCAGAGTGCGACCCTACAAAAAGGTTATGCCTCTCCGATTGTAGTGATAAAAGCAAACTAACCCATCATAATGCAAGGGTTGTATTTAATGCAAGCGATCCAACTATTGATTTTTCTGATTTAAAAAGCAAGAACATTTTAGTTAGGTTATATAATTTAAATAATGAGAAAAGCTTTAATAAAGCAATTCAGGAAAAAGTAAATATACTATCTACAAACAAAATATCTAATTGCTCATGGGCTGCAATGACCGACCGGGAGCCATATATGCCGTTTCTAATTTAA